The nucleotide window ccccaggccctggggaacattgtgggctgcagaatttctcacggatggaaggaaggtgatgagcccgtcacccagtggaaggccatcattctagatcaactgccaacaaatcccactctctatctggtcaagtatgatggaattgattgtgtctacggactggaacgtcacagtgatgagaggactttaaagcttaaggtcttgactcacaaagtagtgtttcctcaagtgaaagacgcacATCTCGCAAGAGCCATGGTTGGCCGAAcggtggagcataaatttgagggcaaacatgtcTCTAAGGAGAACTGGAGGGTGGTGGTCcaagcccaggtgccgatcatgaaggactggttttacatcacctacgagaaagatccagtcctatacatctaccagctcctggatgattacgcagaaggtaacctccgtatcattccagagactccttcagcagaggtgaagtcagacgttgacagcgacatcttaacaggtcaatgtgtgcagttcaccagaagcgaccggtccaaaaagatcggcaaagtcatttaccaaggtctagccaagccttctgtgtagttcaccaaatttgatggcgacgtccacatctacgtctataatctggtggaaaagatccattaaggtgaaatgcacaaagtgagcgggacatagatggggaacttataggattggggggaaaatgtttgtttttctgtgtttcagataaccaagggcctttgacaaccccagtatcttttccagtggaatttgttttgctctaaaaattaaaatgtgcgatgtgacgggttgtgtgtgaacactttggtggaggagatggactgtggtggatggaacatggagaggaagccagaaaggtcaaggctgtgaacagtaagtctgatgtcacgtaggctaaaacaaacagaacTGAACTGGTCTGGTAtttaggaagagaaaagaactggagatgaggcttagaggagcagggatggcacgggggaaaaaagatggttgtttaggaagcagaggagaggggccagacatagatagactctctgaggtgaagtttgagggagaaacagacagttggggaaaaaggggcagggaacagggaggtgatcttggaactcaaggggaatcccaataaactgatccaagcagactgagaatcagagaaagtcagggattgtttgactaacgaaacctaatgaaacctgtttctcatctgtagatgtattatttttaattatgttggtgggggcagggcatgaatacaggagaccacagagacaagaatagtcaggtcccctggagctggaagtaAAGGTgattgggagccattggacatgagctcaaagaacaaatccaagtcctctttcaaagcagacgagatcttgatccattggtcatctctccagtcccataagtcatctttttaaatacgtccaaccttcacatgcagagaagagaccaggatgagggtaagaaagattaaattgatggggatgtggaagaaagactaaagaacacatgaggaagtataggacactgagggacgaaggaattccaaatggagttctcaaaaagtgaagcaggagaccaggaagaacagaaagggtctagaatgagttgaacttgggccacatcaatattggtctctttggttccttaaagaatagccaaccatcactacagaaggttgatgtgaggtggaggcttccccagaggacattttgacgaggataactcaagagtagtgaatgccaaaccaaGTtttatctatcgattcctgaaagtatcataaagcccattattttgtattatcagtaaaagtaatttaaaagggaagatgaggaggctgtgagcttctgtcaggtgttacgtggatcctgtgtttagcttccctaagcacgttagactctgttgcatcctgtaatatttttgaggtctcttctcaatgcccctagatgaccacaaagagctcctccACTGGCTTGTCTtccctggctctccttcgactggatggcttcctacacctgtgggccctgttaccctatctagccccaggaagttcccgtcttttactcccATGTatgcttatcctcagaaaactcttgatggtgcctccaatgcagaggtgctgagctctttcctatgccatttgccgagactttaaaatgctttgtggttcctgaccatgtggctctctcctcctgagaagcccctgtgcaccccatggggtctccctgagccacatttacgctccaagagtttctttggagacaaccatatcttggactcattcattgctgtttcttctctcaagaataagtttctcactgcaggacttgaaaatactttctatagttgattaattctgctatttggggggTTTTATACTGGCAGGTTGTCTGACGGTTTTATTGCTCCAaaaagacacaatgaccaaggcaacttgtaagggacaacatttttttgggggttcttttttttcggagctggggactgaacccagggccttgcccttcctaggcaagcgctctcccactgagctaaatccccaaccccaagggacaacatttaattaggacaggatttcagattcagaagttcagtctattttcatcaaggcaggaatcatggaagcgtctaggcagacatggtgttggagaagaagcatatcacccccacagtgatatgctgtctctaacaaggccacacctactcccacaaggccacgcctcctacttgtgccacacttcccatgcgacaatcacattctaaccactgccctgattttatgccaagctagagtcatcagagaagagggcgcctcagttgataacatgcgtccataagatccagctgtagggcattttcttagtgattggtgggggagggcccggcccactgtgagcggcaccattcctaggctggtggtcctgggttctataagaaagcaagctaagcaagacatgaggagcaagacggtaagcagtgcccctccatagcctctgcctcagttcctgcctccaggatcctgtcctgtttgagttgctgtcccaacttccttagctgatgagcagcaatgtagaagtgtaagctgaataaaccttttcctccctaacttgctctttggtcaccgtgtttccttacaagaATGAGAACCCTAAGTaatacaatttcttatagaaagagTGAGTCTAGTAGAGCCccagacgcttacctcataaccacaaatagagacgtatagacactttgttttaatttaaaggtaagacttgctcatgtactgacctgtgacgttctagtttgcttccttctctccgtgatgaatgccatgatcaaaactaacttggagaggaaagggttatttgccttacaggttacagaccaccactgagggaaaccagaacaggagcttgaagtggtaacaaggagctctgcttgttggcctgctccctgtcttagtcattgttctgttgctgtgaagagacaccatggtcaaggaacaactataatgaaagcatgtaattggaggctcccttacagtttcagacgtctggtccatcatcatggcagggagcataacacgggagcaatagagagctactgctctgtaagcagagagagagagagagagacagagacagagacagagagagagacagagacagagagagagacagagacagagacagacacagagatagagagacagagagagagaaagggagggagggagagagagagggagggagagagagagggagggagggagagagggagggagggagagagaggggtgagggagggagggagggagagagagggagagagagagagagagagagagagagagagagagagagagaaactctgggaagcatggggctcttgaaaactcaaaccccacccttgtcgacaccccCACTTCCTTCAGTGAGGCCAcaactcttaatccttctaatcctggaaaatactgtcactttctgttaactaaatattcaaatatatgactgcaggagcctttcttattcaaaccgccactttccccatggcttgctccattactatttcttacagcctaaaaggctattctttttacacatgactacagatgaacttgcccacaatggtgggccctcccacaagaatcattaatcaagaaaatgttccatagacttacccaaaaactaatctaatggaggcagttcttgaatttttctctcttctcagttggctccagattgtcaaattgggggaaaaaaagagaaagagagacccagcaccgtaatgtttcccttactccatgttacatactcaccaccagccactgtcttctctcagtgtatagacacacttccctgtatggcagaattgaagagtaactactgtcaccaacatgaacacTCGaggatatatgacaagaaatgaatatattctacagctcccaacgctaagcaaaagcattttagtgtgtgctgcacttactgggagactgtcagtcactggctatttaatgggtcacagtagaccacaaaAGCAAAAAGTCAAAaactacatatcatctcctctcagcaggagacatagccctttctcaaaacccatgaaatTATCTgtgggcttagattttttcaaaacctactttatttatggttcttaaacacttcaaccacccttccAGCCCAATaatagaggtagcagagagagaaagttaacaggaaaagggagagagttgtggacctatttagaagtaattctttggggtaactccaatcttcatggtgcagtatggtccaatagcaaacacaaaacacgaatcagtagcagtgccttgaacTGTCAGAGACCCCAAGGCtgtaaccaacaagaagcagcagaagcagcgagAGGCTGCCCGGATAGCACaggctcttttgtgcatttctcactatggaacgaagaccagcaaagaccatcgaagtattgcaaggtgtagcaatgtaaaaatgtcctctccctctctgtgggattacatttatattCTCCATAAACATtctgtcccccttcaagcgtgtgctccagctaaatatcttatgccttctcatgtgtctgcttcagcaaaacatcctctcctaacatagcttccagaaaaacatcctgtgacacaagtgagattccaaagaaaccaaaatttttccacttcatctagcctcatCTCACACTCGGCCGTGACGTCACAAAACGTATAATGGCAGccttgcaagggtcctaggcctcagcctcatcagccactggagcttctgcaattgcactccgtgagactcagccGCTatcgtgagcacaaccttcacttattcccgtaaacattgtgctctctccatctttgctctcagccaatagctgtccaacttccagccaactcagctttgaccagaaaaaccctcatcaagaaagccaatgaatttgacttgatttttttttttccctgacggaacggagtgttctccctgcctggttaccctggtgtctgactcatctgtaataaaacccactactattaagatcaaagtcacaggaactattacaaatagcaaatcacacgacaagcatcacagttggccaagccttttctgcagccttattaaagtataatttacatacttaaaaatccatttattttaattgtgtaatttaatgattttacagca belongs to Rattus norvegicus strain BN/NHsdMcwi chromosome 11, GRCr8, whole genome shotgun sequence and includes:
- the LOC134481114 gene encoding Y-linked testis-specific protein 1-like — encoded protein: MAYHTMSTAMKKRMSLRRMSTPSTQKRGRRRPSPQALGNIVGCRISHGWKEGDEPVTQWKAIILDQLPTNPTLYLVKYDGIDCVYGLERHSDERTLKLKVLTHKVVFPQVKDAHLARAMVGRTVEHKFEGKHVSKENWRVVVQAQVPIMKDWFYITYEKDPVLYIYQLLDDYAEGNLRIIPETPSAEVKSDVDSDILTGQCVQFTRSDRSKKIGKVIYQGLAKPSV